CTTCAGCGTTCTGAGACGGGACGACCATCCGGCCGTACAGGGTCACAAAGGAAAAATTCACCCCCGCTTCGCCCAGCACGATCGGGTTGCCTTCCTCGCTGAAATATGCTTCTCCGCCGAGATAAAACGGCTTAGTTTGGTATTTGGCGGTAACCTGGTAAGCTGTGCCCGGGAGCAATTCCGAAGTGACCAGCGTACCGGTGAACCATCTGAGCATCCCGCCGTAAAACCGCAAGTTCGTTAACGGTGTAAACTCCATCCCCAATTCAAACTTGCCCGCGTTAACGAGCAGAAGCGTATAAAAATCCACGTCCAAGACCAGTTTGACGAACTCCGGTCCCAATTTGCCCCCGAGATTAATCCGGGGCAAAAAGACAAGCTTTTCCCCCTTGGTAAACCCCACTAAGCCCCCAAAACCATAGTAAAGAACGGGAGTGCCAAATTTGGCGGTCACATTTAAAACCAGCAGTTCTTCAAAGCTCAAATTCCCATTGACCGCAAAAACAGCCCTTGCCCAGTCGCTTGGCGCGCCGAAAAATGGTAACTGGCATCAAACTCTTCCAACCCGTATGTACCCAGAACGAAAACTTCAACCTCGCCCTGTTGTTCTTCCCCCGCCCACCATTCGGAGGACAGGAACATCTCATCCAAAAAACCGGAAGCCGCCGCCGAACCGGCCATGCCCAAAAGCAACAGACCGCAAACAACCGTAATCAATAAAGTTCTCATTTTCAATACCTTCCTTAATATGGAATTATTGCCTTATTACCTGCCACCTTTCTTACTTTTGATTATACCAGACTTTGCATGAAACACCACAAAAAGTTTTTCGCCGCCGCTGGCGCGGAACCAAACCATGGCCGGGTTCATAAAATACCATACCGCGTTTTTCTATATTTTAAAGCTTAGATCGAAAGGAGCGCCGGCATGGGTATTTCTTACTACGAGCTTAAATACGGTATTTTATCGGAAGACGACCTGACCGCCCTCCTCAAAGGATTTGACTTTGACACCGAAGAAGCCGGTTGGACCATCGTCAAGTATGTGGTCCGCGACGGCGACACCATCAGCGGGCTAAGCGCCAGGTTCAAGATCCCCCAAACCTTAATTTTAAGGCTGAACGACCTTTCCCCTGGTGCCACCATCAAACAAGGGGAAATCTTGCTTCTCCCCGAACCCTATACCTAAAACAATAAAACTGAAACGGAGCAAAAAAAAGAACGGCCGTGCGAAACCGGCCGCCACCCGGACAAGCTCTCGCCGTCGATCCGGCTTGACTTTAACCGCCATCTGTGGAACAATACTTACAGCTATAAAACAAGAGGGAGCGTAAAGTCGATGCAAGATCTAACCCAAGGTCGGGAAGGCAAACTGATCTTCGTTTTTGCCCTCCCCATGCTGATCGGTAATGTCTTTCAACAGCTCTACAACACCGTTGACAGTATTATTGTGGGCAATACTTTAGGCAAAGCCGCCCTCGCCGCGGTGGGGGCCAGTTTCCCCCTGGTTTTTCTCCTGGTTTCGCTCATTATCGGCCTCTCCATGGGGACAACCGTCCTGATCGCCCAGTATTACGGGGCCGGCCGCCTCGACCAGGTGAAAAAGACCATCGATACCACTTACATCTTTCTTTTTGTCGCGGCCCTCGTCTGCACCCTGCTGGGCCTGGCCACCAGCAAACCGCTGCTGCGGCTCCTCAAAACTCCGGCCGAAATCTTTGCCCTCGCCGTTACCTACCTCCAGATTATCTTCGCCGGGCTCATCTTTACCTTCGGGTTTAATACCATCAGTGCGATCCTCCGGGGGCTGGGCAATTCCAAAACCCCCCTCTATTTTTTAATCCTCTCCACCATGATCAACATCGTTTTGGATCTCGTGTTTATCCTTTCCTTCGGTTGGGGCGTCGCCGGGGCGGCCTGGGCCACCATCATCGCGCAAGCGGTCTCTTTCATCCTCGGCCAATATTATCTCGCCCGCCGCTATGAGCTCTTTCGTTTTGATCTGAAGAAGATGACCTTTGACCGCACCATCTTCCTCACCACCTTAAAAATCGGCCTTCCCACCGGCATCCAGCAGATGCTGGTGGCCACCGGCATGATGGCCCTCTCCCGTATCGTCAACAATTTCGGAACGGCCGCCGTCGCCGCCTACACCGCCGCCGGACGGATCGATTCCTTCGCCTCCATGCCGGCGATGAACCTCTCCGCCGCCCTGTCCGCTTTTGTCGGCCAAAACCTGGGCGCGCGGAAACCGGAACGCGTCAAGCGCGGGTACCTCAGCGCGCTGGCCATGGCCATTGCGATCGCCCTCGCCACGACGATCACCGTCACCCTGTTCGGCCGGGAGCTGATCGCCATGTTCAATACCGACCCCGAAGTGATTACGATCGGCGCCAGCTATCTGATTATCGTCGGTTCCTTTTACCCCGTTTTTGCCTGGATGTTCATTACCAACGGGGTGCTCAGGGGCGCCGGCGATACGCTCATTCCCATGTTTTTCTCCGTCTTTTCGCTCTGGCTGATTAGGGTACCCGTCGCCAGCCTGCTCTCCAAAAGACTGGGCACCAACGGGATCTGGTGGGGAATCCCCGTGGCCTGGACGGTCGGGGCGCTCCTCGGTTTTGTCTACTTTCTCTCCGGCCGCTGGAAACGGCGCCCCCTG
The sequence above is a segment of the Capillibacterium thermochitinicola genome. Coding sequences within it:
- a CDS encoding MATE family efflux transporter encodes the protein MQDLTQGREGKLIFVFALPMLIGNVFQQLYNTVDSIIVGNTLGKAALAAVGASFPLVFLLVSLIIGLSMGTTVLIAQYYGAGRLDQVKKTIDTTYIFLFVAALVCTLLGLATSKPLLRLLKTPAEIFALAVTYLQIIFAGLIFTFGFNTISAILRGLGNSKTPLYFLILSTMINIVLDLVFILSFGWGVAGAAWATIIAQAVSFILGQYYLARRYELFRFDLKKMTFDRTIFLTTLKIGLPTGIQQMLVATGMMALSRIVNNFGTAAVAAYTAAGRIDSFASMPAMNLSAALSAFVGQNLGARKPERVKRGYLSALAMAIAIALATTITVTLFGRELIAMFNTDPEVITIGASYLIIVGSFYPVFAWMFITNGVLRGAGDTLIPMFFSVFSLWLIRVPVASLLSKRLGTNGIWWGIPVAWTVGALLGFVYFLSGRWKRRPLISTT
- a CDS encoding LysM peptidoglycan-binding domain-containing protein; translated protein: MGISYYELKYGILSEDDLTALLKGFDFDTEEAGWTIVKYVVRDGDTISGLSARFKIPQTLILRLNDLSPGATIKQGEILLLPEPYT